From Aspergillus fumigatus Af293 chromosome 3, whole genome shotgun sequence, a single genomic window includes:
- a CDS encoding sugar O-acetyltransferase, with protein sequence MDSFICSYSRTNRRGPIGACIPLLTVDLTDKYSTDEKWSSDKLISIDTNRDSDIALTITMMPRTEKDSQIIEKAKSLQGVCWGEEYEKMISGILYSPLASELIEGRTRARFLMSEFNGPPKPDVPFSETVAQREVTLRKLFGRVGRGVYIEPPLFVDYGCNISVGDGFYANFNLTVLDCGLVTIGNNVEIGPNVNIITGEHETKIEARRKHRGTEFTREVIIGDDCWIGANVTILAGVTIGSGCSIGAGSVVKRDIPPYSIAVGSPARVIRSAV encoded by the exons ATGGATAGCTTCATATGCTCGTATTCTCGCACCAATCGAAGGGGTCCTATTGGTGCATGTATCCCTCTTCTTACTGTAGATCTAACTGACAAGTACAGCACAGATGAGAAGTGGTCATCAGACAAGCTTATCTCAATCGATACAAACAGGGACAGCGACATTG CTCTTACAATCACAATGATGCCCAGAACGGAGAAAGACAGCCAGATCATCGAAAAGGCCAAAAGCCTTCAGGGTGTCTGCTGGGGCGAGGAATATGAGAAGATGATATCAGGGATACT ATATAGTCCGCTCGCGTCGGAGCTCATAGAGGGTCGCACCAGGGCGCGCTTCCTAATGTCGGAATTCAATGGTCCTCCTAAACCCGATGTGCCGTTCTCTGAGACCGTTGCGCAGAGGGAGGTGACATTAAGGAAGTTGTTTGGGCGGGTAGGAAGGGGCGTCTATATCGAGCCTCCTCTCTTTGTGGACTATGGCTGCAACATCAGTGTTGGAGACGGTTTTTATGCAAACTTCAA TTTGACTGTCCTGGACTGTGGACTGGTCACCATCGGAAACAACGTGGAGATTGGCCCGAATGTAAACATCATCACGGGCGAGCACGAGACGAAGATCGAAGCCCGTCGCAAACATCGAGGAACGGAGTTCACCAGGGAAGTCATTATCGGTGATGATTGCTGGATTGGAGCGAATGTGACTATCTTGGCTGGGGTGACCATTGGATCAGGGTGCTCCATCGGTGCTGGCTCTGTGGTGAAGAGAGATATCCCGCCGTATAGTATTGCAGTGGGAAGTCCTGCTCGAGTTATCAGGTCGGCAGTCTGA